atcatttcctctgtgacaaaccagatgtaacgagaagaaaaacatcccagagagaaaagttctgtttctacttgtctctgctttaatgctcaataaacatccttccaccgacttcactggaatcatgactcagcttttctttcctcttcaaacaaactggtggaaacatctcgtccttggtgcaggtaaaagaacaaaatcaccagtttgacataatggaaacaataagaagaaaagtgaatgagacatttacaggatgaagaagagacgatgaagagcagagcatctttaagtctctgaggaaactgtttaataaacattttaccatatttaatagaaaactgacccgaggacgttttatacaaacgtagatgaagattcttgttgtacgttctcgaccaccacctcagaacaaccaccagggggagactgtagcaggcctctgggaacagcagcatgctgggaaataattgatgatgggaggttcccagcagagacaagggacagaaagtgtATGAGAcatgatgtcctgaagacagtggacattttgggcCTGTTGTGTAGGAgactttgtgttattttgtgttattctctcactcttttcctctctctctctcactctctcttttctatatctatctatctatctatctatccatccctctctctatctccctctctctacatctccatttctctctccctccatccatccctccctctccccgcccccctctctctctctcatacacactcactctctctctctattcatctatccatctctctctctctctctctctctctctctctctctctctctctctctctctctctctctctctctttctcttcctctctctccatcaacgCGTTCATATTGTTATCCCGTTGTCAAACGCTGTGAATTCAAACCGACCAATCAGAGCGAGGAACATGCAAATCGGAGCCAATCCCTCCATGCCTACGTGCGAAAAACAGCCATTGGCAGCCTCGATGGGCGGGGCCTGTGAGCAGAGAGCGGAGGATTCAAAGTGAAAATGGCTGCTGGGAAACAAGTCGATGAAAACAGTCAAAACAAAAGGTAAGCGCGAGCCGAGCAGGATGTGCACGTGAGGGTGACGGTGAAGTCTCGTGCAGCTACACGCGCACTTCCCCTCACTCACAGAGAAACTTCCACCTGCGCGATTTAAAGACGAAAAACGTCACGTTACCGATCGAGCAGGGATGTCATCCCGTGACGTCAGCTCGCCTAGCTCAACCCGACGTGTTGACAAACCGCGTTGACGTCACGAGGACCAGAAGTTCGTGTTCCGATGGTGTCCGTGATttaaacctttattttgaaatcacgTCGGGgttagctaacgttagcccCGTTAGCCCAGGGAGCTCCCACACGTCTGTGCTAGCGTCTGTGGAGCTAACCGGCTAAACACACAGCACTGTGATGGAGTGTGGTGTGTACAcgctttgtttacatgtttgtttacatgtttacatcgcacatgtgtgtggctgtgtgtgatcAGAACCATGTTGCTGCCTTTGATCCTCCTGTGATGATGGACCGAGGCCAGGAAGCAGCTCAGAGGGCTCATAATAACATCAGGACATCAAAGGACTGAGTAGACATCAGTCACAGCAGACCTTCACAACAATATCCAGAATTATCCCGATATCATTTTCATTAATAGCAACACAACAACGTTACAACGATGACGTTACATAAAAGCAATGAAACATAAGAAGACGACATCACATAAAGACAGTGTGTATGTTCAGCACATAGAATTATTACGTGTTTATCTTGAGTCTCTACATttaattgtgttgtttctttcttgATTAATTTGAAATGGCAGCTGGCATTACTTTATGGAATTTAATAAAGAactctatccatctatttacCCTCCGGTCCCATTCCTTTCCTTTATTACCAAACTCCAGTTGTAGGTAAAGCAGACTTGGATCCATCAAAAATTGTTgacaacattgtgtgtgtgtgtgtgtgtgtgtgtgtgtgtgtgtgtgtgtgtgtgtgtgtgtgtgtgtgtgtgtgtgtgtgtgtgtgtgtgtgtgtgtgtgtgtgtgtgtgtgtgtgtgtgtgtgtgtgtgtgtcctcctcagaGGTGCAGTGTCCAGCATGGTGATGAATCAAGAGGAATCACCGGGCGACTCTCGAGCAGGTCGACCGCCTGTTATCTTCAATCCAGACTTTTTTGTGGAGAAGCTGCGCCACGAGAGCCCGGAGGTGTTCCTGGAGCTGGTGCTCAGTAACATCACTCGCCTCATCGACCTTCCCGGGACCGAGTTCTCCCAGCTCCTCGGCGAGGAGAGTCCCAAGACCCCGACGGGGGGGAACGGAGGCTTCTTCCGCTCTTTCAACTTCCTCAAACGCAAAGGTGAGAGGTCGAGTGAGTTGAGTTGAGGCCTCACCACTCTTTCAAGCTTTGAGGTTGTTTTTGAGGAAATTGTGCGTCTGTGACGAGCCTGGAGCAGAAACACCGGAGCAGTTTGTTTGATGGGAACTTCAGCAACTTGTAGAATAATCGCTCACTCTCAAATAATCTCCCTGTACATCACAGATAAGGACGCTGTGTTCGGAACCCCGCTGACAGAAGGCTGCATCGCTCAGATCTACCAGCTCATCGAGTACCTCAGCAAAAGTGAGTGTTTTGTCCTTCAGAAAAAGCAACTTAACCCATCCTGGCTCTATGCCGTGCTCAGCCCCTGCTCCTCCGTCCTCAGACCTGCATGTGGAGGGTCTGTTCCGGGTCCCGGGGAACAGCGTGCGGCAGCAGACCCTGAAGGAGCTTCTCAACAGCGGCGCCGACGTGGACCTGGCGTCTGGAGACTTCCACCCCAACGACGTGGCCACGCTGCTCAAGACCTTCCTGGGAGAGCTGCCCGAGCCACTGCTCACACACCGACACTTCCATGCACACCTTAAGATAGCTGGTaggagcacagacacacacacaaacagacacacatataccAGTATTCTGTAAGTAGTCAAGATGTTCAAAATTTTAGGTGACATttggttttttaaatgtttatgtcCCTGGGAAATGGATAACGAGCGGGAAAAGGTCAAACCCTGTCTAACTCTACATCCTCCATCATCCTCTCTGTCCCAGACATGACTCTGTTTGACGAGCAGGGGAACAAGACCGAGGCGCCCAACAAGGAGCGTCAGATCGAGGCCCTGCAGcttctcttcctgctgctgcctcaggcCAACCGCTCGCTGctcaagctgctgctggacctGCTGTACTACACAGCCAAGCAGCAGGACAAGAACAAGATGTCCGCCTTCAACCTGGCCCTCATGTTCGCGCCGCACGTCCTGTGGCCCAGACACGTACGACTTTAGAACACTGAGCCAGAGGCTGAACACAGGATGTTTGATCAGGAAAATCTGTATATGTAGTAAATGTGTGTTATttagtttgtttctgttgttgtgttgtcctCCAGATGACGGCCGGGGACCTGAAAGACAacctgaagaaactgaacagCAGCATGGCGTTCCTCATCAAACACTCACAGAAGCTCTTCAGGGTGATTATTGACCACACGGCCAAACCAGTAGAGCTACATCAGTTATATGCTCTTAAAACCAGGTCCTGgagatacagtgtgtgtctgttgtaatGATTGAAGTGTGTCACGTGTCCCCGGTTCGATGCTCAGGCTCCAGTTTACCTACGGGATTATGCCAGAGTTCACTTCGCTGGGACCAAGGCTCTTCAGACCAAGGTGAGTTCACAGAGTCACAGTAGATCGGCCCCTTTTCATTTAAAACTCCAACGTTAGAGAACTGAGAAGTAGATTAAAGCTCTGAGTCAAACCAGTTAAACCAGCTCTGTGCTCTCAGGACGATCTGGAGCTGCTGGCGGCGAGGAGCTCTCCGGCCCGGCGTGCCGTGCTGCCCCTCAAGAGGACGGCTGCTCCGGAGACCTGCCAGTCCCCGGCTCAGCAGTACACAGAGGAAGCCCTGAAGGACCTCTTCAGACACGTCCATCACAACATGCCGGACTCCGCCAAGAAAAAGAAACTCGTCCGACAGGTTGGCCTCAGCGTCTTCCCTCCGTCCCACCGTCCGGCTGGGGAGTGTCTCAGAGTGTTGAATGTCTTGTAGCATGAGGtgatgttgtgtttcctgtggtcAGCTGGTCAAACAGACGACGTCAGGGACGCCGACCAACGAGCACCAGCAGGCGCCCATAGCTCCCAGCAAGAAACACCCCCGCTCACGGTCCTTCGGCGGCCTCATCAAGGTATGGAGGTCCACAACGCCattcagaagaggaggaggagggggggggggatcctccCTGCATGAGTCTACCTCAGTCtaccctccccttctctctctcttctctctcccttctctctctcttctctactctactcttctcttctcatctcattattatataccaacccactgtccatccctttactggctatactagccccatgcacagactttaccactacacattcttatatatttatatatttatatatatatgtttttctgctgtttttatatatatacattttatattttattgtacttttCACTCCAgtagcacaagaacactttcctactggacactgacacaatcacatcattgcattccattctgtatctgtaaatatgttctgcgtatgtaatttatttatgtatgtcaGTGAGGTGTttagtgtacaagctactggatgatctgaatttcccacgggattaataaagtatctatctatctatctatctatctatctatctatctatctatctatctatcaatcagaGGTTTAGTGACAGAAACAAAGCAATGATCTGTGTGATCGATTCTCAAAACGTACACACGATGAGGTTTGTGTTCTCCACGgctctgacctctctctctaACCTTCACACCTGATGCTCTGCTGACAGCGTAAAGCCCGAGCggagcagctgacggaggaCAGGCGGGTCCGGCACATCTCCCCCGACGCCTTCAACCGGCCTGGAAGGAAAGCTGGGAAAGAGAACGTCATCCTCCAAGGGGTGAGACACTAAACTCTCTGGTTTGGGATCATCTCTGTTATTTACcctttttatttaatctgtCACAGTAGAGTGATAatagtgttgttgtgttgtgtgtgtgcaggtgaacaGTCCCTTAACTGGTCCTGTGCTGGGGAAGCTGGGACTGGTGGTAAAAAACCCAGACTTTACTTTTACAGAGAACAAGGCTCTGAAGGTTTCCAAGGTATGAAACGGTTTCTTCTTCACGTCTGAAAGTAGAAAAATCACCGTTCAAAAAGAACCTCAAGTAAaatccaacaaacaaaccaacaaagacttggtgggggggggggacacacacacaacctgtggTGATCTCCGACTTGCTGTGTATCATCACCTCTGTTAAATCTCAGAGGTTGAAGGATTCTAAATACCAACAACGTGTGCTTCAAGTTCTCCTGAACATGACGGTGGATTGTTAAAGTGTTGTTTTCTGTCCCTCCAtccgtcctccctcctccctccttcctcctccctcctccctcctctctcctccctcctccctcctccctcctccctcctcccctccatccctcagcAGGCCTCCCTCCCTGTGACCAGGATGTGTTTCTCTCCTGCTCAGGAGATCTCCTTGTAAAACCCGACCCCTTCCTCTCACCTCAGACCGGATTAGTTTAATTAACCCTCATCTTGTGTCATTGTGTATTCATTGTTGTGAGTCTGATTTAACTGTGAGTAATATTCAGCAGATTTAAGCCAGAGCAGCTGAACCAAAGTCAGCCACTGGGTTCACTTCACCACTGAACTTAACTGGTACCAGCAGCTTTTATTCTACATGCTGTTGATTGAAGGATGGTGAAGAAAATTCATGGTTGAtagtttttaatgtttgttttttggggaaTTCTGATTTGAAATTAGGCCAAAATCAACAATCTGGAATCATCAGCTGCACTTAACATGGGACTTAAAAGGGTTTCTCATGTTTTATATGGTTAAGTTCAGATCTAATATTGTCTTTAGATGCTAAAGACGTTAATattcttttaaataattaaaattttagACCCCACAGTGCACTTCTCGAATACTTTGAGAATCAGTCTGACgtcatttttaggcattttgtttgtttttaatttggaaATAATAATTCAACAAGTGTAATGACAACCAAAAGGTTTGTTGCTGCGacttgagaaaaagaaaaatggatgAATATCCTGTTGCAGCAGGAAAAGTTTATTGTTCTCATGATTTTTTTTCACGTTTTAAATGTTCTAACAGTATATTTTAACATTATtaagacattaaaacatgaaagaTATTAAATTTCAGTTCTGATCTAATCAACAACGATTGATCTGAAGCAGCTTCTTCACTTTGGTTCTGCGTCTCTGGCTCGAAGCTGCTGTATCAGAATCACCGGCCTGTAGTTAGCGGAGCTCATAGTTTACTGGAGCAGGtagaatatgtatatatatgttgtaatatgtgtgtgtgtgtgtgtgtgtgtgtgtgatatgcaTGTTCTGAAAGTTTTTACACTTTATTCTTATGGGAACTGTGATGAGCGCTCTGGGTACGACACTTGGGTGAAAGATGTCTCAGGATTGTGCTGCTGATCTGGAATCAGCTCGATTTGAATTTttcaaacatctcctcctcctgatatgaaaaacaataattaataaTCATCCCACGGACTGGGATCCCTGTGAATCTGTCAAATATGAAACTTTCCCTGAATATCTCGAGgagcttttttaatttaatttagttttttttttttttaactgcagcTGGTGATGGAGTCATTTGTCTTAATTTGAACAAAAGTGCTtgagggttttgtttttgttgaaatgaaaggattttatgtttttacataAGCAATCTGTTACAGAGAGGAAGAGTCTTCCTCAGATGAAGagtcttcctctgtgtgtgcatgttgtgttcTATCGAAGGGTGATTGTGTTACGAAGAAGAGTCTGAGTGAAGTAAGAAAGGATCGCGATGTGATTGGACGGCGTCACCTGGTTGTTTTATTAACACGTcacgttcatgtgttctgaTAAAACATGCGACTGTTACAGATTTTGATTTCATGTGTTTCATCCCGAACAGAGTTTTTCAGGATTGTGTGATTTAAGGGACATTAAGTAATTTACAGGATGAATCTTTGAGTTCTGGAGAGACATGATGATTCTCCCCCAAAACTACAAAATAAGAGCGTCTATAAGGAattaacacaaacatctgtctaATTAGTTGATCAATTTGGAATATTTTCTCATATTTTTTCACTATTGAGCATTAACGGTTTAGATGGCAATGGAGGAATAGGTTTTCTGTGATGTTTAACACACAGAAaacttattttgtatttacagaAACTAAAATTGTTACTTTATGtcccttttatatattttgaactatataattaatagtttttaaatgtgttgttcTCAGATCCTCGACTTCACTGTTCATGGTTTGATTTAAACTGAGTCAGTTTGTTGTATCGTCAGTTCGGATGCACCAGAGTTTCCAGCACCagagaaatacatttgtttttatgttcagcCTTTTTTTCTAAACACTCCAGAGCCGGTGGGCGTCCACTGCCTTGCTCAGTGGCCCCTCGGCTCTCCTGCTGAACCCAGAACTCtgtgttcagtagtttttttttttataaaactttaaaaaggtttgtttttttctcatggttctaattgtgtatttgttttgaaatgtgtctgttctgctgagtgtgtgtctggtgcATCCGGTGGTTGAAGGTTTTGTGGATGTTGTATCGATGGGTTTGTGGAAGTGAAGAAGTGGGAAACGTCCTCTACAGATAAACACTACAGATTTACTTCCTTTCTGTTTGGACTGATTTCATCTCGGAGGAGAAACAAGCTTTTGAACTGAGACGTCTCCTTGTCTCAGTTTCCTCTTCTGAAGATTCCTCCTCATCAGTTTTTCGGTTCTCTGCAGTTTGACGAGCCAGTTTTGAGGGAAGGTCaaattgtttttctcttgtaTTTATTCCTCTTGCAActttgattatttaaaataacacagaGTTTGCATATCTGTGGTATTTTCCTAAAAAGACTTAAGTGacactgttttttctttttgagtcattttctcctctgtttccctGGAGCTGTTCTGTCGGTGACTTCAACATGAAtgtgaaacaggaagttcctcTGCTTGTTGAGCATCGTCTCTGAGTTCCTGTGCACGCTGTGAAAATGAAGACCAACACTAGATATCAGGGGGACATGTGTACATTTAAAAACTCTCCCTGACCAGCGTCTGATCCGTTTGTTTACTGAGACAATAAGATGTTGAAATGTCAGTTTGACTTTGAACTGAAACTCCCTGATGTCCTGATGAACTCATGTCAGTGACTGCTGGACCGTGTGGTTCAAACTGTggtaacatgtttgttttttgttttagttttttttgtgtaaaataatttaACCCTGTAAATTGGATTCCTTGGCGAATGCTCCGCTTTGgattaaaccttttttttatgtttactaCAGAAAGTctgatgttattttttattttaaatgtctcaGTTGTTTCCACTGTATTCTTACTTCTCACTGTATTTTagactttatttaaatatggacgactcgtctccacttcctcccgttaTCTTCAAAATAAGCTAAAATACCCTGGATACAATccccaaccaccagggggcgatcataCGCTTTGGctgagtcgtccatctttatttaaaagtaaAGTTGAACAaatgtcctgcaggttgtgCTTTTAGTTTCTGTAGTGCCTCTGTTTGCTCAGCAGGGGGAGTTATTGGACAACATAGAGAAGTGTTCATCTGGTTCAAGCTGAATTAACACAGACATCAAGTTAAAGTCACAATCTGCTAAATATCAGGAGGACATATCTAGATAACAGTATATAATAATATTGAGTCAACACTCAGCTtctctgttaaatgttcaaactCCTCATCAGAGACactgtgtgcccccccccccctttcaggaaggtcagaggtcaggaagTGAAGTGACTGGTAGAGATTCAGCAGAGACGCACATCGTCCTTCTTGACTCCACAGAACAAGTAGCTTCACTCCCCTGATTCCTGTTTAGAGGTAGAGTAGAAGAAACGTTCCTGTTTCAGTGACAGTTACACAACTGAGCTTTACTGAAGTGGCTTCAACACAATCCCACAaattagagaaaagaaaacacgtcTGTGAAGAGTGCAGAGCAAAGACCTCATCAGTCAGtagaacacacacaggatgtgatTATAGTTTATAGTTTTATTACATCTCCACTGTAATGAACCTGCACCTGTGTGTTTAAAGGGAAGTAAGATTAACTTTCTATTTGTACAAAGCAAACATCACATAACTGCCAATAACTCAGAACCTGACATCAGAGAATCACAGGGAGACTTTTCAATTGGGAAATAAACTTTTAATTTATGTGTTGACTTAACTTGTTGGTAGAGTTTCTTAAATCAAAACTTAACATTTAAACATATTCAGAGTAAATGAGCAGAAATCACCAAATTTAAAGTCTTTAAAACAGTGTCTGGATGCAAGTGCAGAATAATTGAGATTGACCATGACCATGTTTGGCTTTTATAAAATCTATGTTGAATATAATTTAAGGATAAGTTAagttgattaatcaattattaGAGAAGGTGCCAATTAACAGGCAGATTGTTTCAGCTCTAGAAATCTCACGTTGAAACGTCTCTAGAAGTTTTGGGAATCGCAGGTTAACTCACGATACGCGCTACATGTCCCACGATAACGATAACTCCACGATATAATGCAAGAGAATCATACATCATGAAATCTGTCAAACTGAAGAAGATGCAAAATGTCCCCAAAAGAGGTGAAGTGCAGGATGTGTGTTAATTCACTGTGATTTGGTTTCATCAAGTCTTATTTTAATGTCTCTTTAGTCTTTAACAAAGACACTGTAACTTCTCAATGTCCACATCTGCCATCGTTATAatttaaaacatccataatgtgcaatatatatatttatataactatATGACTGAAATactacattacatgtcatttggcttttgtccaaagcgacttacaattagaacactcaacatttatgaggggccatttaggggttcagtatcttgccaaggacacttcggaatGCAATTAGGGAAGattggggtttgaaccggcaaccttcttgttggagaacgaccactctaccccctaggccacaccgcacAATATGTAGATATCACTCATATCTATATTCCTGTATAGATATTCTGCTCCATCTCTACCACCTGTACGTCCTCTGGATTCATCAGGTTAAtctaatgatttatttattagctTATTAATAGTTTATTAGTTTAT
This is a stretch of genomic DNA from Pleuronectes platessa chromosome 3, fPlePla1.1, whole genome shotgun sequence. It encodes these proteins:
- the arhgap19 gene encoding rho GTPase-activating protein 19 encodes the protein MAAGKQVDENSQNKRGAVSSMVMNQEESPGDSRAGRPPVIFNPDFFVEKLRHESPEVFLELVLSNITRLIDLPGTEFSQLLGEESPKTPTGGNGGFFRSFNFLKRKDKDAVFGTPLTEGCIAQIYQLIEYLSKNLHVEGLFRVPGNSVRQQTLKELLNSGADVDLASGDFHPNDVATLLKTFLGELPEPLLTHRHFHAHLKIADMTLFDEQGNKTEAPNKERQIEALQLLFLLLPQANRSLLKLLLDLLYYTAKQQDKNKMSAFNLALMFAPHVLWPRHMTAGDLKDNLKKLNSSMAFLIKHSQKLFRAPVYLRDYARVHFAGTKALQTKDDLELLAARSSPARRAVLPLKRTAAPETCQSPAQQYTEEALKDLFRHVHHNMPDSAKKKKLVRQLVKQTTSGTPTNEHQQAPIAPSKKHPRSRSFGGLIKRKARAEQLTEDRRVRHISPDAFNRPGRKAGKENVILQGVNSPLTGPVLGKLGLVVKNPDFTFTENKALKVSKQASLPVTRMCFSPAQEISL